A stretch of DNA from Borrelia anserina Es:
CGAACCTTTGTCGTGCCCAGCCATTTGACCAAGAAGACCGATAATTTCTTTCAGCCTCCTTTTGTTATTCACGCTTAACCATTTAGCAAATTTCAAAGCTCTTTCATCAAAATCAACTTCTTGCGACTTCTGCACACTAACAGTTTTCTGAGCGGGTTTTTGAGCGGCAACAGACTGCTTAGGACGGCTTTTTAACGATTTTCCACGTTTTCTTTTCCTAGCAGCACCCGGGCGTAAAGCTACACCATTTTTAGTAATCTCATTTTCTTGATGAACAGATGATGGAACAGCAGCTTTGACATCTGAAACACTAGTATCAACGCCACTTGATTCTTGAGCAGCATCAGTACTACTATCTGTTGTAACTTCGTCTGAAACTGAAACAACACTATCAGAACTATCCGTATTTGATACTACAGTACTTGATTCTACTGTATTTGTTGTCATTTGTTGTGGAGTATTAGATAAAGCAACACTAGATGTATCATCACCACTTGAATCTTTACCTAAAAAACTACTTCCTAAGTCCTGAAGAAGAGTAATAGCAAACGATCCTGCTTCTTGAAATACATCCATAGCAACTTCAATTCCTTTCATAGAAATAGGAGCAATATGTTCTACACCTTGAAGCATAACTTTAAAAAAATACTCTAAAACATGAATGCCAGCTTTAATTCCGTCAATAGTCACTTCATCAGAATCAATATCTTTAATCACAATATTCAAAGCCTCAGAAATTGCTAATCCTAAACTAACAACTTCCGAGTTCTGACTATCAGCATCAGAAACTATTTTTTGATCTATTGGATTACTGAAAACACCCATAAATCCTTCACCAGGTGCATTATTACAACTAAGTGACAACGCACTTAAAAACACAAAGATATTAAACCTTCTCATAAAATTTTTATATATTAACCTCCTCAATGAATTTAAATATTAACGTTCTTTAAGTATGCAATCATAAATGACAAATTATATAACAATAAAATCATATTTAAAGGAAAAATTTCAAATTTGCATAATAATTTATAAAAGATAAAGCTACCTGTATGTACACCACATTAAATACAATATATAAACAGACTTTGGACATTAACTAAATTAATGATTGAATTTTAAAATCTTAGTTTCGATTTAAAATATTAAAATGACTCTTAGACAAGAAGTTCTCAGTTTCAACACTATACTCCACATCATCATTAGAAACTAAAGTAATTTTAAATTTCACCTGCTCACGTAAAGCCCTAAACAGTGTTTCATTAAGTTTAAGAGTCACCTTATTAACCACCCTAACTGAATACTCACCTAAATATTGCTCATTGAAATCATTACTGCCATCAATTTGAAAATATGGTATATCTAGTGAATTAAATTCTGAATTAGTTATTTTTTGATTATAAAAACTAGCATCAACCCCATCAAAAATCACATCTTTAAAACTCATTAAACGTCCATTATCAACTAGTTCAAGACATAAAATAAAAGACGGATAGGAATCAAAGAATTCTCTCTTCTCCTTATCCTGCAAAGCCTCAAATTTTTTAGAGTGTTTATTAACATACAACGCTTTAAAAAAAATATGCTTTATATTACCTGAACTAAAATCTTCTGCATAAGTACGCTTGCCTATCACACTATCATATTCATTTAAACCATAGCGCGTCTTTACCCCAAATAAGCTATTAAAAATATCCCCTCTTAAGAACAGGATAAAAAAGAAAATGAAAAATATAAAAAAACACGTAAGTACAAAAACATATATTTTAAATATAAGTGACTTAATCTTACCCATCTATTCCTCCACCAAATACATTTTAATAATTACTAAAAAATACCAATTAACAACCTCAATAAGCTCTAAACTTATCAACAATATCAAAAAATTTCTGAGCACTATCAATACTAAAGCTAAAAGAAATATTTCTCTTAACACCACTATCACGCTCAACACACTCAACATCAAATCTTAAACCTTCATTTCTCGCAACTTCTAATAATCCTAAATGTTCACCTAATTCGGTATTTAGATGAATCAAAAAGCCTGTCTTATCAATTGAATCATCAAAAGGCAAAAAATATTGCTTATAATTCAATTCTAACTGTTTTCCATCATAAGATGACCTCAAATATTTATGCTCAACTGGAATACCATTAAAAGCAACCTTTAAAAGATTAAGGGGTTTACCAGTCAAAATATCAAAATCAAAAATAATATGCCTACCATTATCCTTCTCATGCCTATAAGGATAACTTACATGAACTAAACCTGATTTATTATTTAAAACCATCTTTACACAAACTGTACCGTCATTAACATTATGTAAAATCTCAATCTCTTCTGAAGCTAAAACTGAATCTGAACAACTAAAAATTACAAATGTCAACATCAAAATAAAATTCAAAAACATAATTCCTAACCTTGTAATGTAAGATACTATTAATAATTTCAAAATAACCACATCTAAAAGAAATAATCAAATAATACCTCCTAAATACAAATAACAAAATAAAAATTTTACAGCAATTATAAACCTAAGATGATAAAATTCCAAACTTATGAGATAATAAAAACTTAACAAAAAGAAAAACTAATACCTTAGGAAATAAACAATATGAAGTAACTTATAAATAACTTCAAGGAGAAATATTTATGAACATAAAAATATTATTATTAATACCCATCTTAATTTTATATATACAATGCAATGATGCAGCATCTCAAAAGTTGATTGACAATTACAAAGAATCCAACCCAAATCAAGTTCAAAAGAAGAACTACTTAACACCACAAAACAAGAACGGTACAAAATATAACACTTATTCTGATTTCTTAATACAAGAGAAAAAAGAACCATATGAAACAATAGAAGGCATAAAAACAATAAAGATTTCTCTTTTCTCAACGATTCCTGTTTACTCAATAAATGCAAAATGGATTAAGAACAAAGCAATAACTATTATGGGACTAGAGGGCAACCCCATAAGTGAATTTAAAGATAAACTCAGATATTCCTACTCAATATCCCCTATTACAGAAAATGGAAATGCTAGCAACAATATCATGCCTATCGTACTATTTGAGACAACTAAGAATGGTGGTAAAGATCTGGAAGTTACAAGCTTTTCTTTAATAGACAATCCTGAACTGGATTTCAATTCAAGACATGTCTCCATACTTTACAAGCCATTACAGACAGAACCTTCAGAAGAACCTGGATATCTTAATGCAAATCCATTTTGGATAGCAGGTGAAAATGCTAAAACAATACCAGCCCTTACACGAGATAAATACATAAAAGCTAAAATAGAGGTTAAGAATAAGAAAAACAATACTATCAATCAACATACAATATTGCTCAACACTACTTATCTGACTAAGTTAATCAAAGAAGTACTTAGCAAATATCCAGAAATCAGGGCAACTAGTCCTGATTTTAGACTTTAACATAATTTAATAATAAAATAAATAGAATTTAACATATCAAAAGATAAAAAAACTAAGATTCTACACCACAGCTTCATAGACTACAGTGTAGGATCTTATGTCATAACAACGCTAACTTAGCAATTAGCAAAGCTGCCATTTCAATACTTTGTAATATAATTAACTTACTTAAACATAACTCTTAATAAATACTGTAAAAATGATGACAAAGCTATTTCTCCACTATTAATCCACATTTTCAGATTTAAATGAAAAAACTACAAATAACAAACAAAAGCAGTTTAAGAGCTAATTTTACTTGAACTACCTACATTATCAATTAAGTCATCACCTTCTTAGATACTCAAACTACTTGTCATCATCCATTGTTAATAACAAATGTATATCAATATATGAATTGATCAAGCATTACCTAAAAAAATTTAAAATCACAATTTAAATTGCAATTATAATCAAACAAACTTTTAAAAGTTATATTTTCTAAAGATGTATAATTAAAATACATCCAATAACAAATAAAAATACAAGATTTAATAGAAGTAAAGAAAACATAAATTATATTTAGAACATTGCCAACTTGTATTAATAATCTATTAATATAAGTTATTTATTAATATTACTTACCAACATAGAATACCCTTGTACTTTAATATCAAAAATGATAGCATAATATTACAATTAATAAAATAAATTTTATTATCGAGTTACACACAAAATAATAAGTAGGTAACACGATAAGAAGGAGAATATCTAATGAAAAGAATTATTTTAAACACCATAATGGTAACAATAGCTTCATTAGCTATACTAGGTTGCTGTCCAGACAAAACTGATCCATCACTATATGGTACAGGAAAAGGCAAGGCATATATAAAAGTTTTCCCAGATTTATCAAAACTAACACCCCTTGCTAAAAATTTTGAAGACATTAAATCTCTCATACCTGACCCATCTGCAGGTAAAACTTACAAAGAAAATAAGTTAAACGATGCATTTAGAGCTATATCAACTTATGAAGAAAGGTTCTTGAAAGCACTAGCCGCAAAAAAGGCATTAGAAGTTGCTAAAAAGAATAAAAATGCAAATGTTACAGAAATTGATAAAGAATTTGTAAACGTAATAAAATATCTAAAATTTGTAGATGGTGATGAAAATACAGTTGACAGTTATGACTATGTTGTTAAAATATTCAAGGAAGCTTTAGAAGAATAAATCTTATAAGAATAGTAAGTTAATATAAAGTAGGATAACAAAATGCGCTACTGTAGTAGCGCATTTATCTTTTTATGTATATACCTTGTTTACTAAAAAAGTACTACACATTTCGAAAAAAAGAGAATTATCATCTCAGAATAAAAATAAATCTGTACCCATACGCGCATTAAAATTTCATTTGTATAGAAACATATAGAAAAAATTACAATCTTAAAATACTTACTAATCAATTGTATAGCTCAAAATAATAAAACTCTAAACACAATTTTTAAATAAACGTATATATAAAAAAATTGAACCTCGCTTTTTAAAATTAATATTTTATAATGATTATCCAATTTTAATGAAAGAATCACTTAAACTGTAGTTTCTAATTTATACTGATACCTAAATTAAAATTAAATATACCTACTCTTAGCAAAATGCTTAAATTTATCCTTATATTCAAGGCTTAAGAGTAAATAACAGGAACTTAAAGCATCAAGACAGTCATCTCTACTTTTAAAATTGCCACTATAGCTATAAATATCATTGATAACATTGTTATCTGTAATCTTTAAAAACTCTATTTTGCGAGAGTTAAATAGGGGTATCAAAGTACATATTCTCATAAATTTATTACTTAAAGGCTTAACAGCTGATATTTTAAAATAATGATTCATGCCTCGCCTGAGAGAGACCATAATTTTTGTTAAAAATCCATAACCATCAGTATTATCTCGATCCTCAACATAGAGTGTATTAACATTAAAGTTCTCTGCCAACACACAAATAGCATTAAGAATTGACTCATCACTTATAGGCTTTCTATCTTGATAAACATATGCATAATACTTATCACCCATTCGTTCAAGCACACAAATAGCAGTATTATCCATACCAACAGAGAATGCAGGATCAATATACATAATTGGACTTTTAAATGTATAATCTTCATTTAGAATAACCTCATTAAAGCACGCATCAGCACTAGCAATCCACTCCCCAAGAAGTACTCGGGCTTTGTAAGCAGGCAAATTTCTGTAAATCATTTCCTGAGTTTCAATAAAATCTTTAGAATTTAAAGGATTATCATAAATACTAAAATTATATGTCCTATATATATCGGGTTTATCAATATAATCTGTCTTAAAGTAATGTGCAGGATGATCAGGATTCGTATCAAAAATAATAATAGCCGGCTTTTGCCTAAGTCTTTTCATTATCTCAAGTAAAGTCTCTTTATGCATTAAAGTTGCTTCATTAATATACACAATAGCAGAATTACTACCCCTAATCTTTGAGAAAGAATCACTATTTTTTCCTCCATAAACATTAAGTGTCAGACCTGCGATCATACATGAAACAGTTCGAGAATCTTTTAAATAATACTCAACATTTAAAAGATTACATATTTTTTCTATCTGTTTTAAGGTATTAGCAAGCAATGTTCCAATTGAACTTCCTACAATAAAATTATTAGTATCCTTGTAATAATACTTTTTATTCTGAATTAAAAATTTGATAAGTAAATAAGATGCCAAAAATGTCTTGCCACTGGATATTCCACCATTAAATATTATTCTAGAGCAAAAATTATTATCTATATTTCTCAATACTTCCCTTTGTCTAAGAGTTAAGTACTTATCTTCAAATAAGTTAAAATCAATTTTTCTAGTCTTATCTTTTGAAAATGTGGCAATATCAATATTAAATTTTCGCTTAAACCTTTTCTGCAACTTAATAAAAACTGATAAAGCACTTAACTCCAAGATTACCCCAACTTTAAGCCCCTAGACTTAAAAATTTCCTTCAATTTAATCAAACACTCATAATCTTCCTTCATATCACTTAAAACAAGCTCTCTAGACATTCGATTTTTCTTACAAACCTTGTACTTTAAACTCAATCTAAGTTTTTTACATAAGTTTTCATCATCACTGTCATTAATTTGTCTCTCTAAATTTAAAATCTCTTTATTAATATCTATTAACTTCTTAAAAACAGACTGTAGAGTAAGTTCTTTATACTTAAAATGAGAATTTATATAAGAATTTGCAATACTATAAAATGACTTATAAAAACGGTCTCGCTCCCCTTCAAGCTTATAAGCCTCACATGTTGCATCCCTAGCAAGATCATCCAAATCAACATTACTAGAAGCTACAGTAGTAGTATCAGCATCATCCGGATTACTTACAAGCTCACCTAAAATATCAAGTTTAGCCTCCAAAATAGTAGACTCACTAACATCTAATATTTTTGCAATATCAGATATACTTAAATTGGACCTAAACAGAATACTATATTTTAATTCTCTATTTTTAAATGTCATGCAAATAAATTGTAAACAAGTTTTTACAAAAAAACAAGATTTATATAATTCAAATTTAACAAAAAAATCATATATCCATAATTTAATTTCAAAACTTTATTAATCTATTACATAGAATTTAGATATTGGTTAGCTCCAATATCTAAAAAAGGAGAAAAGCATCACTAAAAAATTACTTCAAACACTAGCCCCAATTACAAACACATTAATGATAATCATAATTGTAACACAAAATACGGAGTAAAATAAATAAATCAACAATAAAAAAATAATAGAGTTAATAGAGTCTATAATAATTAAATAAGCTTAAATACTACAAAAAAAATTGTACTTGAGAACTTGCAACATCAAAATTTAAATACTAAAACTAACAAATATTCCTATATACCTTCACTCCCCCCACCCCTCTATAAATTAAAGCAAGGACTTTTTAGTCCTTTAAAGAGAAATTTATGAAAAAATACTGTTTGACAGCCTTTTTACACTAAAGGGTTTATTAAAAACTCTATTCCTAAAGCCCCTAATAAACCCTTTAAGGTAACAGGTCCTTATATTAAGAGTGACACATTGCATGTCAATCTGTACTAAATATAATATATAACAATTTCAAACATTTTGCAAATATTTTTCAAAGTTTTTTTTAAAAAATTGGAAAAAATAACAAAATAACGAAAAATGTTAAAGCTTAGACCCCCCCTCCATATTAGGTTCATTTCTAAAACCTCTGACCTCTCCAAATCATAAGTTTACCTACAAAAAATTCTTAGAAATAAATCCAACACTATAAATCTATCATACTATCTTTTTCTCTTCTTAATAGACTCAAATTGACTAACTATTCTTGCTAAAAATTCTTTCTCATCTGAGAAAACTTTCTCTAAAAGAAAGCTTGTAAGCTTGGCATTTCGCTTATAAAATGCATAAGCTTCAGGACATTTAAGCTGAAACCTTAAAGGACTTAAAGGATTCTGTTTAGATCTCTTTATACCAACACCTTCTCTATTTTTTAGCAAAAACATAGTTCCATTAATCCCATTGTTAATAACATACTTCTCTTCCACAATCCCCTCCTCAATTGCAGTAGCTATCTTCAAATACTTATAAGTCTGAGTCCTAGCAAGTCTGTAATCTTTGGCAAAATCATCAAAACTGGCATAGTTATCAAGCTTGTAATACTCATTATCCTTGATCTCTTTTAAAACTTTCATTGCTTCAATTTTGCAAAAGATCTCCTTTTGAAAATTAACTTTTAATCTCTCCTTAAGCTTATTATAGTGAATAGATATCTGTTCTTCTGGTGTCATCTCTTTAGATAAATTTCTCTTATTAACCTCTATTCCCATTTTTAACCCTCCTTTATCCGTACATACACTAAGTGTACGCAAGTTATAATTCTAGCTTAAGCCATAATGCCTTTGATTTTACTCATCAAATTTAAAAGTGTTTTTTGGTATTCTCTTATATAATCTTTATTCAAATCAAAAACATCATTTTTAGCTATTCTTCTATTCAAATCTTCTCTTTCAGATATTGTACCCAGAAAATTATCATTTTCTTTCAAAATATTTAATAACTCCTTATGAGTATTGTTCCTTTTAAACTTAGTACTAAGTAAATAAATAGGAACTCTTATAGACAATTTCTCAATGAAAAAATTAAACAAATCTAAACTCTCGATTGCCCATTTCTCTGCTGTAATTGGCACTATAATATAATCACTACATACTAAAGCATTAGTTAAAGTAAAATCTAGGCTAGGATTAGTATCAAGTATGATGTAATCATACTCATAACTTAATAACTTTAACTGCTCTTTTAATCTGAACTCCTTGTATGGAATAGATTCTGAGTTAAACTTGTGCAAAGTTAAATAGCTTGGTATCAAATCCAAATTACTATTAATATTTACGATAGCATTATCAATATGCAGATTTGATATCAAAACCTCATATATATTGAAATTAAATAAATCTATTCCTCTTTCCTTTATTATCCTAAAATAATAACTAGTAGTCGATGCTTGGGTATCTATGTCAATAATTAACACCTTAAAGGATTGAGATAAAAGAGCTGCAAATATTAAACTAGTGGTACTCTTACCTACTCCACCCTTGATTGATGCAATAGTAATTACTTTTGTATCTTTTGTATCCATCTTGGAATAATACCCCCTTCCGGCAATTTCTTTCCGTAAAATGCATAAAGCTCCCTTTCCAATTCCAGGAGTATGCTAAGTAAGGTCTGATAATAAGAACTTCCAACTTTATCTTTTTTTAATAAGTTGTGTAGCCCACTTAGATAACAAAAAACTCCACCTTTCTTAAATCTAAACTCTATATATTCACACTTCCTTAAAGTATAAGTCTCCCCCTTATTAAAATTTTTTACTAAAAATGCCTTACCTAATTTCTTAATCCCATAATAAATACCCAAAAAATCATCATTATCTCTTACAGAAAACAAATGAAACATACTTATATCTTCTATGTTAAAGATTCCTCTAAGAGATATGAAAAACTTAGTTGGTTCATTCTTACTTATTCCAAATGTGTAAAAATCTTTAAATATCTTAGTATGATATATCTTTCGATTCTTAACCTCTTCTACTTTGGAAAATATATTATTCTTTCCCTTCCTTTGATTCTTGGGATCTATTTCCTTTTTTTTCTGTTTCAATAATTCTAGTAAAGCCACCATCCTTCCTTTCCCTTGTATAATTGGTAGTCTTACTACTTTATCATTCTAAGTAGTTCGTAATAATACGTATTATCAACTACCTTACTATACTTTAATTTGTCTTTAGCGTTAATAAATTTTTTTAAGGTCGGTATTAATACGTCAATATCTACCCTATGCCTTAACTGTTCTAATAATATACTAAAAATGTTGTTTTTTATATCATTATTTGTGCTTTCTTGTTTTTGACAGACCTGTGTGCTGACTTTTATTTTCCTTATCAGATGATCCAAATCTTTGTATTTATTTTTCTCTACAATAAAGTGAGGTTTTTCTTTATAAGTCTCGTATATTTTATCAATTCCTTTTCTTAATGCTTCTTGATCATAGTTTTGTAACTTAAGCTCCGTTTCTACTTCGACGAGTATCTTTCTAAGTTTTTTTATATTAGCCTCTGACTTACTGTCCTTTTCTTGAACATTCTTGTTTAAATACCCATTCCTTTCTAGAAAATCTCTTACACATTCTATCTTGCCGATTTTAAGCTCATTTTTGATTGACTCTAAATTTTCTCTGGAGAGTGATTTTATAATCATTTCATATTTTTTTACCTCTTTGAAAAGTTTTATCTTAGATTCTTTTTCTGTTTTTAGATTTAATAAAATGAGAGGAAGATCAGTCTTGAAATTGCATTTACTTATGTACTTTAGTAGTGCATTTTTCTCTCTTTTATTATTAGTATTATTAATACACTCCCATTTTGGACTCCCATTTTCTTTTCTATGGATATCAACTCTTTCTCTAAACTTATTTATCTTTTCTTCCTTGATGTTTTTGAAGTATGAGTTTATCTTAGTATGACATTCTTTCTTTGGGTATTGTAGAGTATAATAAACTTCACTTCCACATTTCTTGCCTAGATGTCTGCAGTAATTGAGGGTGATTTGAAACTTTTTCTCAAGTGCATATAAATAATTTTGTAGTGTTTTAATCTTTACTGTCTTTTGATTATTTCTTTTTAGATTTCCATTGAAAAAATACAAGATGTTCTTTTGTGTGTATTTTTTTAGTTTTGAGTTCATGAAATTTAGTGTGGATACTAGTACAATCAAGTTGTATTGGTATCTATTGGTTTTTCCCTTTATACTTTTGATTTTCACTGTTTACTCCTAATATAAGTATTTATAAGTCTTAAGTTAATTAATAATACAATTTATCTTAAAAGTAAATACCTATTTTAGCAAATATTAAAATAAATAAATTTATTTTTTATAAGGTTAAATATTAGATATATTTTTTTCTTGGATTTGATTTCTTTGTAAGATGCTTTACAAACTTATGTTTTTGCTATATGATAAAAGTAAACACTTATATTGAGAGAAAATAAGTACTGATAATTTTTATTTAAAATTTCATTAGAAATGGACGAGCCTTGTTAAGGCAAGTCATGTTAATTTTCATAAACTTTTTAATATTCTTTACTTTATTTAAATCTTACTTAAAGTAAGGTTTTTTATTTTAGGTAAATTGAAAATAAAAAGCCCCAATTTGGGACTTTTTGTTTGGAAGAGGAAAGATATTTTTTTAAATTTACTTTTTTAATTTACTGTATTTTTTGTATACGGAAATAGCTATGGGTTTTATATTGTTTATATAGCGTTTTAAATGCATGATATTTTCTTTAACTGCCTCTAGTGTATGATCGTCTCTTAGAACATCAGCTTCTAGTAGTGTAAAGGAGGGAAAATTTTTATTTCCCAATTTTTCTTTAGTCCGAATTAAAAATGTTTCTAGATATAATGCGTAACTTACAAGTTGTGCTTCATATATGCTTAAGCTTTTGAGTGTGTGTTCAATAGGGGGCTCAGGTTCTTCTGGTAGTGCAGCTATGGAAGTACAGCTAAATATTATGATTTGTAGTAATATAATTATTTTGAGGATTATTTTTTTTGTCATTTTTTATCTCCCTTTTTATTTATTGTTTCTAGTTCATCTTGAAATAATTTAGTTTTTGTTTTCATAAGGGTATTGCGTTCATTTCGTATATCTTCAATTAAATCAGGATCAGCATCGGCTTTAATTGCATCAATAAGTTTTGTAATCTTGTTAAGTATAGTTTCAAGTTCAATGATGATTTGCTTACATTCTTCAAGTTCCATTTTTTGCATTGAAGTTAAGTAGAGGGTATGCATATATTTGTAAAGATCTATGGCTTTTTTTATTCCTATGTGAAAACTTTCATTATCTAGATGGTCACTGTATCCAAAAAATTCCATTAGATTTTGAAGGAAGATTATCCCTAGATTTGTGTTGTTTTTGTTTAGCATAAATTATTCCTTAAATTTTAATAAATTTTTAACTTTTCTTTTTTTTTTCAAGTAAATGCTTAATTATTTTAACTGCCTTATTTAGCATTGGCTTTAATATTGGTGCTAAAGGGATTAAGGTCAGTAATGCGAGTCCTACAATGAGCATAAGTTTTACTTCATTAGTACTTGATAAGAACTCGAATATCATGTTCATATTATCCTCCATTTTTAAATGTGTGTTAGATGTGTTGTATATAAAATATAAACCGTCTAATTTTGTTCTGTTTACATATTAGCATAAATTTAGCAAAAATTAAATATACAAAAACTATATTTTAAGAAGATGTGGGATGTCTTGGTTTGGATCACTGCTGTATATTGAAGCGTGTAACTTGTACCATCCTACAAGAAGTTGTTTTGTAATGTTGTGTTCTTTTCCGCTGTAGAAAAATAAGGTTGTATATTGTTTTTCATTCGTATTTTCGGAAAATCTAAGGAGTACTTTTTTTGTCATGATCGCGTTAGAATTTGCATTATTTTGAAGAGTAAGCATTATGTTTAAATAGATGTTTTTTTCTTTAAGGCTTCTTGGAAATCTTAGTTCTACTTTTTCTGTTACAATATCCATTTTGATTGACTTTCTTTCGAATTCATGGTAAGAATAGTAGACATCAGTTGATGGGTCTGCTCCCCAGTATTGAAAGCCCTGAGGAAATCCTTGTAAATAATCATGTTCTGTTAATCTATTTAGTATTTTAGAGTTCTTATTGAAAGCAAGAAATTCTAGGTCCTGGGTTGATTCGATGTATGATGTAGCTGAAGCTATTATGAGGTTTAACTCTTTTTCAAGTTCAATCTTTTTTATATGGGTATTGATTAAGGAATTGTATCTTCTATGAAACTCATCTGTTCTGGTAAAAGTCCTTCTTACATATCTCTTTGCTTCTTCTAGGCTTTTATTTTCTGCAAAAACTTCTTTTAAATTGTCTATCAGAGTTTGAAATGAAGCTAAATCAAAATCTCTTTTGTTTGTGTCGTATATAGATATCTTGCTGGTTTTCATGTTCTTTTCAGTTTCAGGTTGCTGAGTTAAATTTTCAATCAATGTTGCCTTGAGTTTTTCAAATAGAGTATTGAAATCAAGATTATTTGTTTCAGTTTTGAGTCCCATTAGCTTGGAGATTATCTTTAAATACATTTTCTCTGTATGAGATTCATATTCAAGTAGTTCTTTAGATATTATTTCTCTTATAACTTTTTTGAAATATTCGATTCCTTCGTAAAATGTATCTTTTTTAATTTGTTCAAGTAAGTTTTTGTATGTAATTGCATAAGTTTCTTCGACAATATCATCAATGGGAATTAGATCGTTCTCATTGACTTGAATTTTTCTGTTAAAATCTTTTATCTGTATGCTTTCTTCTATTTCTTCATTTTCTTGGTCCATAGAATCTCCTTGTTTATTTTATTTCTTTACTATGGATGTCAAAAATTTTAATAGTTCTTCCAGCAGGAATTAAGGATTTAATGAATCCATAAACTGAGTTTTTAAAATCTTTTG
This window harbors:
- a CDS encoding S2/P23 family protein; protein product: MNIKILLLIPILILYIQCNDAASQKLIDNYKESNPNQVQKKNYLTPQNKNGTKYNTYSDFLIQEKKEPYETIEGIKTIKISLFSTIPVYSINAKWIKNKAITIMGLEGNPISEFKDKLRYSYSISPITENGNASNNIMPIVLFETTKNGGKDLEVTSFSLIDNPELDFNSRHVSILYKPLQTEPSEEPGYLNANPFWIAGENAKTIPALTRDKYIKAKIEVKNKKNNTINQHTILLNTTYLTKLIKEVLSKYPEIRATSPDFRL
- a CDS encoding PBSX family phage terminase large subunit, with the translated sequence MELSALSVFIKLQKRFKRKFNIDIATFSKDKTRKIDFNLFEDKYLTLRQREVLRNIDNNFCSRIIFNGGISSGKTFLASYLLIKFLIQNKKYYYKDTNNFIVGSSIGTLLANTLKQIEKICNLLNVEYYLKDSRTVSCMIAGLTLNVYGGKNSDSFSKIRGSNSAIVYINEATLMHKETLLEIMKRLRQKPAIIIFDTNPDHPAHYFKTDYIDKPDIYRTYNFSIYDNPLNSKDFIETQEMIYRNLPAYKARVLLGEWIASADACFNEVILNEDYTFKSPIMYIDPAFSVGMDNTAICVLERMGDKYYAYVYQDRKPISDESILNAICVLAENFNVNTLYVEDRDNTDGYGFLTKIMVSLRRGMNHYFKISAVKPLSNKFMRICTLIPLFNSRKIEFLKITDNNVINDIYSYSGNFKSRDDCLDALSSCYLLLSLEYKDKFKHFAKSRYI
- a CDS encoding chromosome replication/partitioning protein produces the protein MGIEVNKRNLSKEMTPEEQISIHYNKLKERLKVNFQKEIFCKIEAMKVLKEIKDNEYYKLDNYASFDDFAKDYRLARTQTYKYLKIATAIEEGIVEEKYVINNGINGTMFLLKNREGVGIKRSKQNPLSPLRFQLKCPEAYAFYKRNAKLTSFLLEKVFSDEKEFLARIVSQFESIKKRKR
- a CDS encoding ParA family protein gives rise to the protein MDTKDTKVITIASIKGGVGKSTTSLIFAALLSQSFKVLIIDIDTQASTTSYYFRIIKERGIDLFNFNIYEVLISNLHIDNAIVNINSNLDLIPSYLTLHKFNSESIPYKEFRLKEQLKLLSYEYDYIILDTNPSLDFTLTNALVCSDYIIVPITAEKWAIESLDLFNFFIEKLSIRVPIYLLSTKFKRNNTHKELLNILKENDNFLGTISEREDLNRRIAKNDVFDLNKDYIREYQKTLLNLMSKIKGIMA
- a CDS encoding DUF226 domain-containing protein, which encodes MVALLELLKQKKKEIDPKNQRKGKNNIFSKVEEVKNRKIYHTKIFKDFYTFGISKNEPTKFFISLRGIFNIEDISMFHLFSVRDNDDFLGIYYGIKKLGKAFLVKNFNKGETYTLRKCEYIEFRFKKGGVFCYLSGLHNLLKKDKVGSSYYQTLLSILLELERELYAFYGKKLPEGGIIPRWIQKIQK
- a CDS encoding plasmid maintenance protein: MKIKSIKGKTNRYQYNLIVLVSTLNFMNSKLKKYTQKNILYFFNGNLKRNNQKTVKIKTLQNYLYALEKKFQITLNYCRHLGKKCGSEVYYTLQYPKKECHTKINSYFKNIKEEKINKFRERVDIHRKENGSPKWECINNTNNKREKNALLKYISKCNFKTDLPLILLNLKTEKESKIKLFKEVKKYEMIIKSLSRENLESIKNELKIGKIECVRDFLERNGYLNKNVQEKDSKSEANIKKLRKILVEVETELKLQNYDQEALRKGIDKIYETYKEKPHFIVEKNKYKDLDHLIRKIKVSTQVCQKQESTNNDIKNNIFSILLEQLRHRVDIDVLIPTLKKFINAKDKLKYSKVVDNTYYYELLRMIK
- a CDS encoding BBA14 family lipoprotein, whose translation is MTKKIILKIIILLQIIIFSCTSIAALPEEPEPPIEHTLKSLSIYEAQLVSYALYLETFLIRTKEKLGNKNFPSFTLLEADVLRDDHTLEAVKENIMHLKRYINNIKPIAISVYKKYSKLKK
- a CDS encoding BlyB family putative holin accessory protein; translated protein: MLNKNNTNLGIIFLQNLMEFFGYSDHLDNESFHIGIKKAIDLYKYMHTLYLTSMQKMELEECKQIIIELETILNKITKLIDAIKADADPDLIEDIRNERNTLMKTKTKLFQDELETINKKGDKK